The DNA sequence TCGAGCCGATGGGCCTGCTGTGGGGGCCGCACGGCTGGTACGTCGTCGCCTGGTGCCGCTTGCGCGACGGCGTCCGCGGGTTCCAGCTGCACCGCGTCACCGCCGTCGAACCGACCGGCGAGCGGTTCCGCCCGCGCGAGGCCGAATGGGCCGCGGAATTGGACCGGCTGGACGCCGAAGCCCTGCGGTGAAAGGGGCGGAAATGTGACGCCGAACACCGACAGGACGGTGTCGCGCTCCACCGGAATGGTGGCGGACATGGAAAACAACGAAGATCGGACGCGGCAGTGGTGCCGCATGTGGAACGAGGACCCCGCGCTGGCGCACGACCTGATGAGCCCCGCCTGCGTGCAGTGGTCCGGGCAGACGCCGGGCCTCGACAGCGTGCTCGGGCCGGCGGAGCAGGTGCGGTTCCTCGACGGCTACCGCGCGAAGCACGTCAACATCTTCCGCCCACGGGTGCTCGCCGACGGCGGTGACCACTTCGCCTACCTGTGGGACGTGGACAAGGCCGACGGCCGGAAGCTGACCGGCTTCGACGTCAACATCCTGCGCGGGGACCGGATCGCGGAGAACTGGACGTTCGCGGGGGAGCGGCGCGACACCGCACCCGACCCGGCGTACACCGCCGAAGACGACCTGGACAAGGTCCTCGACGGCTGGCTCCGGTGGCGCGCCGGCGTTCAGGTGGACGTGCTCACCGGGGACTTCGGGTTCTTCTCCGGCGCGGCCGGCCCGCTCGCGCGGCCCGAACCCGCGGTGCTGACGCCGCACCGCGAGCCGATCGTCGATCCCGGCCGGGGCACCATCGCGTTCTTGTGGACCGGCCCCGCGGCGAGCGGCGCCGACCTGCTGTCGGTGCGCGACGGCCGGGTCGCCCGGGCCTGGTCGCTGACCGGGACCCGCTCCTTCCGTTACTGACCTTCGGGCGCGACGGCGCGCCGGACGCTCTCCCGCAGGAGCGTCCGGCGCTGTTCGTGCACTTCGGACGGTTCCTCGTCGGTGGCGGCGTAGACGTTGCTGACCGGCGACCACGCCATGGACATCGCGATCACCACGGCCATCAGGTCGAACGGGTCCCCGGCCCGGACCCGCCCGGCGGCCTGCGCGTCGGCGATGGCGCCGAGCTTGGCGGCGTCGAGGCGGTCGGCGTCGGCGACGAGGTGCCCGGCGGGGCGCCGCTCCAGGCGGACCCAGGTGGCCAGCCGGATCAGGTCGGGCCGGCGGAGGTACTCGTCGTACAGGCGCACGGCCCAGTCCGCGAGGTCGCCGGCGTCGATCGGGACGCCGTCGCGGATCGAGCCCATCGCATCCAGGAAGATCGTGTCGAACAGCTCTTCCTTGCTGCCGAAGTAGCCGTAGAGCTGGGCCTTGTTGGTGCGGGCCGCGGCCACGATCCGCTCGACGCGCGCGCCGGCCAGGCCGTACCGCGCGAACTCCTGGGTCGCCACGTCGATGATGCGCTGCTTCGTCGCGGCTCCGCGCGAGGTCAGGGGCTTGTCGGCCATGCCGCCACGATAACAACAGACCAGTCTGTTTGCCGGATCGCCGAACCTCGACTACGGTCAAATAGACCGAACAGTCTGTTTGTTTGAGGAGTGAGCCATGAGGACGACCGTGGGCTGGCAGGCCGACCGCACCGGGGACGCGCTGCGGCGGGTGCCGCTCGAACGCCGTGACCTGCGGGCGGACGACGTCGCCGTGCGGGTGGACTACTGCGGGGTCTGCCACAGCGACCTCCACGCCCTGCGCCGCGCCGGCCGGGAGACGCCGCTGGTGCCCGGCCACGAGTTCACCGGCGTGGTGACCGAAGCGGGCAGTGGCGTCACGCGGTTCGCCGTCGGGGACGCCGTCGCGGTGGGCAACATCGTGGACTCGTGCGGCGTCTGCCCGATGTGCCGGCGGGGGCAGGAGAACTTCTGCCACGAGTTCCCGACCCTGACCTACGACGGCACCGACCGCCACGACGGCACCCCCACGCTGGGCGGCTACGCCCGCGAGTACGTCGTCGGCGAGGGGTTCGCCTACCCGCTGCCCGCGGGACTCGACCCCGCGGCGGCGGCGCCGTTGCTCTGCGCCGGAATCACCGTCTGGGAGCCGCTCCGGGCCCTCGGCGTCGGTCCGGGGACGCGCGTCGCCGTGGCCGGGCTCGGCGGCCTCGGGCACCTCGCGGTCAAGCTCGCCGTCGCGCTCGGCGCCGAGACCACGGTCCTCAGCCGGACGGCCGAGAAGGCCGGGGACGCCCGCCGCCTCGGCGCCCACGATCTGATCGTGTCCACCGACGAGGCGCGGTTGTCCGCGGCCCGGGACCGGTTCGACGTCGTCGTCGACACCATCGCGGTGCCCCACGACCTCGGCCCGTACCTCAAGCTGGTCGCCCTCGACGGCACCCTGAGCGTCGTCGGGCACCTGGGCCCGGTCACGGTGTCGATGACGGATCTGCTCGTCGGCCGCAAGAAGCTGGGCTCCGCGGGCAGTGGCGGCCGCCCCGCGACCGCCGCGATGCTGGAGTTCTGCGCCGCGCACGACGTCACCGCCGACGTCGAGGTGGTCCCGTCGAAGCAGGTGAACGACGTTCTCGAGCGGCTCGGCCGCAACGACGTCCGGTACCGCTTCGTGCTCGACCTGGCCGACCTTTCCTAGCCGGTTCGCTGCGGCATTCGGGTCATTCTTCTCCGTTCCGGTGAGAAAAACCGGTGGTTTCCGGCGGCCGATCGACCACGCGTTGTGCAGAAAATCGGGACCGGCGTCGCACTGAAGTGTGACGGTTTCCGGCCGCCCCTGGACGAGACGGTCCGGCCAGTACCCCTTTGAGTAGCGCGAATTCCCGGTGATCGCCCATTGAGCGCCTTGACTGCGCGCTCCGGGTGAAGCGCGGGCGAAGTGCTAACGAAGTCGGCGGTTTTCCGTCTTTCCCAGGCCAGGCACCGGAAAATCTCGAAAGGGAAGTCATGTCCCGAAGATCAGTGTTCGTCGCCTTGACGGCCGTCACGGCGTTGCTCGCCCCGACCGCGGTCGCCGCCGCGGCGCCGCCCGGCGTCGATCCGGCCACCGTCGACCTCACGCTCGACGCGGGGAAGAGCGCCACCGTGACCAAGCACGTGACGACGTCGGCCGTGCCGCCGAACCCCGACCTGGTGCTGCTCGCCGACACCACGGGCAGCATGGGCGCCGCCATCGGCAACGTGCGCGCGAACGCCAACACCATCACCGGCGACGTGCTCGCCGCGCAGCCGACGGCGCAGTTCGGCGTCGCCGAGTACAAGGACTTCACCGACCCCTTCGCGTTCCGCGTCAACACGGGCATCACCGGTGACCAGGCGGCGGTCCAGGCCGGCACGAACCAATGGGTCGCCTCCGGCGGCGGCGACGGCCCGGAAGCCGACCTCAACGCCCTCTACGAGCTGGCCACCGGTGCGGTCACCTTCCGCCCGGACGGCACGCGCATCGTCGCCTGGTTCGGCGACGCGCCGTCGCACGACCCGAGCGGCGGGCACAACCTGGCCCAGACCATCGACGCGCTCAAGGCGGCGAAAATCCGCGTCGTCGCGGTCAACGTGGGCGCGCTCGACCTCGACGGGCAGGCTAGCGCGATCACGTCGGCCACCGGCGGCGTGCTGCTCAACAACGTGCCCTCGAGCGCGGTGTCGCAGGCCATCCTCGACGGCATCAAGTCCATCGAGGTCACGGTGACCCCGCAGGTCACCACGTGCGACCCGCAGCTCACGGTCACCAACGCGCCCACGAGCGTCAAGGTGCCCAGTGGTGACGTCGCCACCTTCACCGAGACGGTGGCCGCCGCGGGCAACGCCGCGCCGGGGACCTACCACTGCACCGTCGACTACCTGGTCGACGGCGTCTCGCGGGGCTACGTGGAGACGACGACCGTGCGGGTGCTCGGCTTGAGCGTCAACGACGTCACGGTCGCCGAAGGATCCGGCGGCGCTCCGGTGCCGGCGACCTTCACCGTGTCGCTGCTCGGCGGGGCCAGCCCGAACCCGGTGACCGTCCACTACGCCACCGCCGACGGCACGGCGAGCGCGCCGGCGGACTACGCGGCGGCGAGCGGCGACGTCACCTTCGCGCCCGGTGAGACGGCCAAGCCGGTGACCGTGCCGGTCAACCCGGACACGGTCGACGAGCCGGACGAGACGTTCACGGTGACGCTGTCGGCGCCGGTCGGCGCGGGCCTGGTCGACCCGACCGGGATCGGCACG is a window from the Amycolatopsis sp. NBC_00355 genome containing:
- a CDS encoding TetR family transcriptional regulator; this translates as MADKPLTSRGAATKQRIIDVATQEFARYGLAGARVERIVAAARTNKAQLYGYFGSKEELFDTIFLDAMGSIRDGVPIDAGDLADWAVRLYDEYLRRPDLIRLATWVRLERRPAGHLVADADRLDAAKLGAIADAQAAGRVRAGDPFDLMAVVIAMSMAWSPVSNVYAATDEEPSEVHEQRRTLLRESVRRAVAPEGQ
- a CDS encoding NAD(P)-dependent alcohol dehydrogenase encodes the protein MRTTVGWQADRTGDALRRVPLERRDLRADDVAVRVDYCGVCHSDLHALRRAGRETPLVPGHEFTGVVTEAGSGVTRFAVGDAVAVGNIVDSCGVCPMCRRGQENFCHEFPTLTYDGTDRHDGTPTLGGYAREYVVGEGFAYPLPAGLDPAAAAPLLCAGITVWEPLRALGVGPGTRVAVAGLGGLGHLAVKLAVALGAETTVLSRTAEKAGDARRLGAHDLIVSTDEARLSAARDRFDVVVDTIAVPHDLGPYLKLVALDGTLSVVGHLGPVTVSMTDLLVGRKKLGSAGSGGRPATAAMLEFCAAHDVTADVEVVPSKQVNDVLERLGRNDVRYRFVLDLADLS
- a CDS encoding Calx-beta domain-containing protein; amino-acid sequence: MSRRSVFVALTAVTALLAPTAVAAAAPPGVDPATVDLTLDAGKSATVTKHVTTSAVPPNPDLVLLADTTGSMGAAIGNVRANANTITGDVLAAQPTAQFGVAEYKDFTDPFAFRVNTGITGDQAAVQAGTNQWVASGGGDGPEADLNALYELATGAVTFRPDGTRIVAWFGDAPSHDPSGGHNLAQTIDALKAAKIRVVAVNVGALDLDGQASAITSATGGVLLNNVPSSAVSQAILDGIKSIEVTVTPQVTTCDPQLTVTNAPTSVKVPSGDVATFTETVAAAGNAAPGTYHCTVDYLVDGVSRGYVETTTVRVLGLSVNDVTVAEGSGGAPVPATFTVSLLGGASPNPVTVHYATADGTASAPADYAAASGDVTFAPGETAKPVTVPVNPDTVDEPDETFTVTLSAPVGAGLVDPTGIGTITDDDRDGAFSCTGTAANVIGITAGVANPADLPCADDSQTVLGATLNAGLIKVETKTLTASTDVTPDNQSAAPAAGDHAQATAKIDKTVISTLGLTIELGVIQSQASATCQPATGGLAPALAGSSNVASLKINGLAVTVGSAPLTIPLVIGSLKLNGQTVVNGVVKQQAVALDTALAKIVLAESQADVHGTTAHPAGNPCRR